The Spiroplasma citri genome has a segment encoding these proteins:
- the rsmA gene encoding 16S rRNA (adenine(1518)-N(6)/adenine(1519)-N(6))-dimethyltransferase RsmA: MKKQNQEMRAEGIVVKKSKGQNFLTNTHFINLIVDSAFDLPNTNILEIGPGMGALTSSILLKANKLVCVEIDSTLVEYLTLKFKDQNLTIIQADILTLDLEKLFLTEFLDNNPISIISNIPYYITSPIIFKLLKIKNPKVKEIILMMQKEVGERIMAQPNSKNYNSLSVVCQFYSDIEKVSLVGRNNFVPAPKVDSIVLKFKLNKKYPALINDKEFIKFIRMMFATKRKTILNNLAIIVNNKTLAEDILLKLNYALNLRSENLSLNDFYLLYNEIKQIKGEL, translated from the coding sequence ATGAAGAAACAAAACCAAGAAATGCGTGCCGAAGGGATAGTTGTTAAAAAAAGCAAAGGACAAAACTTTTTAACAAATACTCATTTTATTAATTTAATTGTTGATAGCGCATTTGATTTACCAAACACAAATATTTTAGAAATTGGCCCAGGAATGGGGGCTTTGACAAGTTCTATTTTATTAAAAGCAAATAAACTTGTTTGTGTTGAAATTGATTCAACTTTAGTGGAATACTTAACATTAAAATTTAAAGATCAGAATTTAACTATTATTCAAGCAGATATTTTAACCCTTGATTTAGAAAAATTATTTTTAACAGAATTTTTAGATAATAATCCAATTAGTATTATTTCCAATATTCCTTATTATATTACTTCACCGATTATCTTTAAATTATTAAAAATAAAGAACCCAAAAGTAAAAGAAATTATTTTAATGATGCAAAAAGAGGTTGGTGAACGAATTATGGCGCAGCCAAATTCAAAAAATTATAATAGTCTTTCTGTTGTTTGTCAATTTTATAGTGATATTGAAAAAGTTTCTTTAGTTGGCCGTAATAATTTTGTTCCAGCACCAAAAGTTGATAGTATTGTTTTAAAATTTAAATTAAATAAAAAATATCCTGCGCTAATAAATGATAAAGAATTTATTAAGTTTATTCGAATGATGTTTGCAACAAAGCGAAAAACAATTTTAAATAACTTAGCAATTATTGTTAATAATAAAACTTTAGCAGAAGATATCTTATTAAAATTAAATTATGCATTAAATTTACGTTCAGAAAATTTAAGTTTAAATGA
- the rnmV gene encoding ribonuclease M5: protein MGVFIIVEGKTDSTKLKSIFPDIKTIETSGSGITKEKLALIKKISLNNKIIIFTDPDYPGQKLRQIISDYLENNCLHAFISKNDAIKGKKVGVAEASEIAIKNSINNLISFSNQPVDNLLWSDYINLVDSKLKREKIIKYYNLMPTNNKTTFKWLNYMNVKKQDLIDILKEKQWRNKTKKCVPKG from the coding sequence ATGGGAGTATTTATTATTGTTGAAGGTAAGACCGATTCAACAAAGTTAAAAAGTATTTTTCCTGACATTAAAACAATTGAAACCAGTGGTAGTGGAATTACAAAAGAAAAGTTAGCATTGATTAAAAAAATTAGTTTAAACAATAAAATAATTATTTTTACTGATCCTGATTATCCTGGGCAAAAATTACGCCAAATTATTAGTGATTATTTGGAAAATAACTGCCTTCATGCTTTTATAAGTAAGAATGATGCAATTAAGGGTAAAAAAGTTGGCGTGGCTGAAGCATCTGAAATTGCGATTAAAAACAGTATTAATAATTTAATTAGTTTTTCAAATCAGCCAGTTGATAATTTATTATGAAGTGATTATATTAATTTAGTTGACTCAAAATTAAAGCGTGAAAAAATTATTAAGTATTATAACTTAATGCCAACTAATAATAAAACAACATTTAAATGACTAAATTATATGAATGTTAAAAAGCAAGATTTAATTGATATTTTAAAGGAGAAACAATGAAGAAACAAAACCAAGAAATGCGTGCCGAAGGGATAG